The Gossypium hirsutum isolate 1008001.06 chromosome D07, Gossypium_hirsutum_v2.1, whole genome shotgun sequence genome includes the window TTCTTGGCGTTATGGAGTCTAGACCATAAATGGAGTGTCATAGACGTATTAGAAAGACTTTGTATAAGGTTCAAGTGAAATGATATTTGAAGATGTAGTTTCTTTGAGATGAAAATTTGTCAAAATCTACACACTTATTGCAGTATCAAAGCAATTCCTTTCTGGAACTTTACACATaaaaactttttcattttattgacATATACTTCCTTGCATATGTTAATATTTTGTTGAGATATACCTAAGTTGATAATTTCTTTTGCTTTCATATGTTAATATTTCTACTTCAGGCTTGGTGTTTGTTTGTTTTGCCATCCTTAGGGAATAAAGAAAACTCTATTCTTGCTAGAAATCCCTGAGGACGGAGTTTCAAAATTACTGTCTAGTAAAGAGTCACTAGCTCCTTGTGACATAGCTATATTTGTTTATGACAGGTAAATCGAAGCATGATTTTTCTGATGTGGGATTTTAAATTTAGAGTTATCTGCTATTTTTAGTTAATCATTTTATGTTATGTAATCATATTTGTAAAAATGGTTGCACCCTCATATGCTTGGAGTAAACTCTTTTTGTGCCACTAAAGATGATCATGCATATTTTGTTccatggttgaattttgtaaaaattcaCGTAGGTGCATATGCATGtgttatttatttcttttgtaaGTTCTATTTCATTATAATTTGGCCTTCGCAGTTCTGATGAGTCTTCATGGAAGAGAGCAACTGAATTACTCATGGATGTTGCTGGTGATGGTGAAGACACTGGTTATGAGGTGCCTTGCCTTATTGTTGCTGCTAAAGATGATCTGGATTCATTTCCAATGGCAATACAGAATTCTACCAGGGTATcatgctttatttattttttcgtaatttaattttcttgcatAGTTAAATGAATAAGTAGAATGTCTTAACAGAgtcaaaatgtttaatttttgtgTCCTCGAAGAGGTAATGGTATTCATGTCAGTGTTTCAAAGTGTATTGTAATTCAAATTTCCTTTTCAGGTTAGCCAGGATAAGGGGATAGAGGCACCTATACCTATCagctcaaaattgagtgatttcaATAACATATTTCGAAGGATAGTAAATGCAGCTGAGCATCCTCACTTGAGCATTCCTGAAACTAAGTCTGGGAGAAGCCGTAAGCAGTAGCATCGGCTCATAAACCGATCTTTCATGGTTGTTTCAGGTATGCTGATTGTCTGGCATCTCACAACTGTTCTATTCTTAATGCATTTGAAACTTAGGGTTGTTGAAAATGTTGGTGACCATGGTTAGATTTTCTGATGACTTCTTGTTGTGCACATATTTTACTTTTTTCTCCATGTTGGTGTGGGGGAAATCactatttctttccttttgtcCACTTGCTTACAGTGTTTGCACCTTAAACCTTTTTACAAGTTATAGTGTGATTTTGTTTaagcatatatgtatttgaagTTTTTCGTAGCAAAAATTATCTTTAAACAATCTGAGATGGTACGAAGTTGCTTCAACTTGAATGGCATGCTCCTTTATTTTTATCATTCACTATAGTGAACTGTTGTTTTATCGTTTTGAATGATGTAATTCACCATTTGCAGTTGGAGCTGCTGTAGCCATTGTTGGATTTGCAGCTTACCGCGTATATGCTGCTAGGAAGAATGCTTCTAGTTGAGGGATGACGATTCTCCTATCTTCTAGACACTGCTGTGGTTATCTTATCTTCTTAGAAACaatttttccatgtttattttcTTAATCTGATTTCAATGGCCGACTTTTCTGCGTTATATTCAGAATCCTAATATGTATGAAAAAGAATTGCAAAATTCTACCATCCAATTTAGTAGTGTTGGAAATGTTTGGTCTATAGAATATCAAGAGAAATGATGGAATAGAGTGATTgtgcaataaaaaaaattttgctcTACATTTCAACCATCGTTGCTTGCCTGTGTCCTATTTCATACTATTACTTTGGATTCAAATATTGTAATTTAGATGAATTGGGATTGGAATGAAGAGTTTCACCTGGATTCAGATGCTaatcttttgaaaatttaatattcaaatggtTTTGATTAAGATGGTGATAGATACTAATTTTAGATCTTTGGTGTATCCAGATATCCGATTGATATTAGAGTATGTTTGTACACTTGTAATTATTTACTATAAcctcttgtaatttttaattctaaaaaattattaattattataagaaTTTCGAGAGTAATACTCAAGAaacaaaattatcaaatcaaattgcaatatatgtaaaaacaatttaaaatataaaaatttattaatatatattatgtaaaaacaacttttccggaaaatattttcaggaaatctgccaaacaacagaaaatattttacacagattcatccaaacaccaaaaaataatttctagtaaatcattttccagaaatcattttccggaaaacattttactgtcaaacaaacagaccctaaaCCCCTATTTTCACAAATCTATAGTCATGGAATGTGCTAGATGTATTAAAGATAATTCATTGTTAGAATCAAAGGAATTTATCGATGTTTTTGTTAATTATAAAATTGTGTATTGactgaaaaaaaattttatttgccattgcaagaaatttttttttaaattagcagGTTAAGTAATAATTATAGAAAGGAGAAATTAGAATGCATCATTATAAGGAGAATCTCAAGAAAACAATTTCTTCTTGAGTTTTGAGTGAATGGAATGAAAGAAAAGTTGCTTAAGCGAATATGGGATTGGATATTGAGCTAGTTTGGATTGGTGAAGCCAGGGACACATTTAGATTAGACAAAATTCAAGTCTACCAAGGTAAAATTGACAAGACTCTTTCACCTTGAAATATGACAACTTTTCTAAACATTGTTAATCCATCTTGGAAGGTGGTATTGGTTAAAGAATCACTCATGGAATATTACATTTATATTAAAATGACTACGAAGATTTTAACTAATCAATTAAGATGTGTCGAGAAGGTTTTCACCCTCAATTGCCATGGTGTTTAATTGATAATTAGAGTTTTAGAATGCAAAGATGTATGGGCAtcatttgattgttttttttgaaaaattattctaACCAATCCATGCCTCTGGTGCCATCAAACACTAAATCAAACGGTTCTATTTATTTGAGAAAAAAGCTAAGAAAGCTGCAAAACAATGTTTTCATGTTAGTGGTGTAGACAAGAAAATATGGGACGCATTTAATGAACTAGCTTTGGGGATTTAAATGGCGAACATAACAATGAATCAAGTTAGTATAGTATCGAGTGTGATCAAATATGCATTGATAAAGGAGAAAATGCATAGGATTTACTTGATGACTGTTGTCAAGAAACGATGGAGATAAATGAGAGCTTAGTACACCAGTATTCAACCATGAAAATTCATGAGCTTCTTAATTAACATCTACCCAAATTCTTTAAGGGCCAATGCAACGAATGAGGTATTGACTGAACACTTGGAGAGGGAATAAATATAATGGCCCTAGAATAAATGGAGCAAATAGTTATGGGATGACTTAAAGTAGAATTAAAAAGGATAAcgattcataaaaataaaaaataaaaaaaaaggaaagttaggAATCTTGAAGAGACCAATGGTTCACTTTGGCTAAGAGTGACTATTAGAAActcaagaaaaaagaagaaaaaaaaaagagtaaatgaAAGAGAGAGGTGCAATCACTAGTTAGCAGAAGTTTGGAATACATGAAtgagtattttatttattttaacattcaaACCCTTAATAAAATTCTATACAAAAACATAGAGGAGGCATAGAGGATTGGTAAACTCATCTGATCATTGGCAAATATATATATCTTGAAACCTCTgcttaggatttagggtttaaggtttagagtatatgcacaattttttttcaaaactaatGTTTTATTAGTATCAGATCCTACAACTAAGTTTTAGAgggcttaattaaaattttaataaaattaaggttttaattaaattttttagaactTGTAGGAGCTTATTGAGAACATCCAAAAATTTTGGAGGGTctgattaaaattttcaaaaattttaagaagctaatgagaattttaaaaattttgagagctaattaaaaattttaaaaattatgaaaggCTTAATggtaatttctcaaaattttagggGAACAAGGTCTCCTGGCTCTTATAAGGATCCTCTTCTGGTTTTAGTGTTGGATGGCAAAAACATGAGATTCTTTCTTTGAACATTATAGACATAAATAATGAACTTAAGTTGAATGCTTGATTATTTATTCTCTGTATCTTTGCTTGACAAGGATTGAagaaatatacaaaatttagaatttataaaGGTTTCGAGTTCATTTTTTGTGACAGTGGTAGAGCTAAGTGGTTAATCATTAGTTGAGGTAAAcacattattataataaatttgaatattgttaAGCATGACTGGTTGTTATTAAAATAAGGAGGGtgtgaaaaattttcaaatttatgatGGTCTATATGTATACATTGTGTAAGAAAGGTGAGCAAAAAGATTGTCATGTGATATATTAGAGTTTAAAAATCTTGTTCAATGGCAATGATGACGGCCAATGTGTATACATTGTATGAGATTGATAAGTATAAAACTATGTGATGGGAGATTAGAGACTttaattattgtttgaattaagcGGGAAGGAAAAACTTGTAATGAAAGTTTTGCAATTGAaccaaattcaataaattcatttgtgaatttattaattaagGAAAGAATATTGTTTCTTGAGGCTATAATCTTTACATTTGACTATGAATGTTGTGAGATATATTTAAAGGAAAAAATATGTTAGTGATATATGTTCCATTATCGTATTTCATGAGGTGAAGATTATGACAGAGCTGGTGTAGAGTGTTAAACAATAATATAGAAACTGTAAAGGTGGTTAGTTTGTTTTAGAGTCTGCTAAGCAGTTATTTGTTAAGCAGTTTGTTAGGAGCTGTTATTCATATGTATATAAACCTCATCAATGTGTTCATTCAAGataatgaaaatagactaaagaatcataatataatttattcctaTGTTTTTCTATAGTATCTTACATGGTATCAGTCGCCTAGTCCTGGTACGTGCTTACGCTTTCACATTATAGCACCATCAGTTGATTCCAACTCTACTAATCCTATGAGTACATCATTTTTCTAGTGCACGCCTGGTTCAAACTTTCCCTCGTCATGACACGGTGAAGCTAGATGAGGGAAATTTTGTTCAATGCCAGCGTCGGATCCGATTGAGAATAGAGGGATATGAGCTGCAAGGATTCTTGGAAGGTACGTTGTCTATTCCACCTCAGGTCATCGTGTCTCCAGAAGGTGCGCTTACTCCTAATCCAGATGTGGTTGTGTTTAATCAACAAGACAAGTTGTTAGCGTATTGGCTTCTTTCTATGATTAGTTCGTCGCCCCTATCTTGTTTTACATCTGCTCATTCTGCGTATGAAATATGGAGCACCGTGAATTCGTTGTTTGCTACTTCAACTAGTGTGAAAGTTTCTCGCATCAGACATGAACTTCACTCTACAAAGAAATGTGAGTTAGCTATAaaagacttaattgcaaaaatagaaaatatttgtgCCTTACTTGCAGCGTCTGGATTAGAGGTGTCCGAAGCCGAAAAGGTTGAAGTCGTGTTGGCTGGCCTCTCATTGGACTCTGACGCAGTCTTGACGAGTAAACAAAGAGACAGATAATGGTTTAGTAAGAATATCAGCAATTTGATCACAAGCGGGCACCTCACCAACAACAAGAGATACATTAGCCAATTTTTCACGGACAAAAAACAAGTCAAGTTCAACATGTTTGAATTTGGAGTGTAAGACTGGATTAGCTGTAATGGCGATCGCACTTGAATTATCACACCAAACCGTAGGAGAATCAGCAAAACTAATTTGTAACTCTTGTAACAAAGATACTAACCATGCAACATCACTAGAAGCAGTAGCTAGATTTCTATACTCAACCTTTACCGTTGATCTAGATACAACATGTTGTTTCTTAGAACACCACAAAACAGGCATATGACCAAAGTAGACACAAAACCCTGTCGTAAACCGACGATCATCAAAATCAAAACCCCAGTTCGCATCAGCATATCCAACCAAAGATAGTCTGTCAGACCGGCGAAAAACCAGTCCATGAGTAATAGTACCAtgtaaatatctcagaatacattTTAAGGCTACCAAATGAACCATAGTAGGTGTATGCATAAATTGACAGACACGATTTATAGCATGGGAAATATCTGGTCGAGTTAGAAC containing:
- the LOC107956017 gene encoding mitochondrial Rho GTPase 1, yielding MNSFLGRPYLDLYSPTADEQYAVNVVKLPGGIKKTLFLLEIPEDGVSKLLSSKESLAPCDIAIFVYDSSDESSWKRATELLMDVAGDGEDTGYEVPCLIVAAKDDLDSFPMAIQNSTRVSQDKGIEAPIPISSKLSDFNNIFRRIVNAAEHPHLSIPETKSGRSRKQ